Proteins encoded together in one Plasmodium vivax chromosome 6, whole genome shotgun sequence window:
- a CDS encoding hypothetical protein, conserved (encoded by transcript PVX_111460A) encodes MRKIPLSNPLHIADNAWSTDRITLSSEEYLYYVNLFNLNDKFDSHFIDNKTASSFLQNSGLSISVLHSIWEYSDVENKGYLTLEDFFICCRLVAHAQNGNALNADLINIQPACLPSFDIIRHKSFSDISNMEGTVEWKISAREREDYRRIFKTLDMKNEEKIEGSVIREYYLNTSNLSICELMQIWSVSDLDNDGFLNFEQFCVMNKMVEVRKEKEINIPLSVPADLLNSIKADRQAVVDDDVTFRKVEDKRDSFKLSFGDLLKTENEKKREKAALEKGASGKGTSGKGTSSKGGSPENNEKLNMEFDFFEFKQEERSDVDRSDVDRSDVDSSEKEKRKRKKKKEKGKERERDIFSERSEKKALFKKDLESYSRLGKDDEEDDEEEDDANDANDADGMNSVNGEAEAGRRNHKAKKKAGRKEARSYDDLSSEEKSSGESAKRGKERRKKGREDEEGEEAEGGAKRRGRRKKKERGDRGDRADKRRDRDRERDKSSKSKQKDRARRGHEKGSAQKKLQLERFSPEEAASRAVAIGGSAIGGSAAGGGNGGGNGDLNSGSRGSRVSRVSQNEEEKKKKTPQSEKYFTKLIDFNYSDLKNYNIESKDVYKIEEINRKLEEEIAKKKKNIEKKKKQVNCLAYVYENELKKYQCLKEERRNLEFINLCLYKDIKHKKENIRSIKGEIKELIEDINKISIENVNINKNYIKKEKEIKVTDYKRKNLNALIDKEKNDLKKDERNLIILKNMIDYLRKQKNRALKLQDSLKNRYDVTNSDHQMLIKNILHQQNYLNKITHKRLNLQKMKNQNLLLFNSLCNQSALLDLQNANPALRQPPDAKALAAHRRYFTDRKGIPNEQSDELKSSKRNFELFEQIKNGDSVDIFSSMDESESLGYAEEEAEDEEDGHYAEEEDEKRQKGKNNMEDLANLVSKDHSLKSVDDSS; translated from the exons ATGCGGAAGATACCCTTAAGCAACCCCCTGCATATAGCGGACAACGCCTGGTCGACGGACCGAATCACGCTGTCCTCGGAGGAGTACCTGTACTACGTCAATCTGTTTAA CTTGAACGACAAATTCGACAGCCACTTCATCGACAATAAGACGGCGTCTTCCTTCCTGCAGAACTCCGGCCTGTCCATTTCGGTCCTCCACTCG ataTGGGAGTACAGCGACGTAGAGAACAAGGGGTACCTGACTCTGGAGGACTTCTTCATTTGCTGCCGATTGGTAGCTCATGCGCAGAATGGAAACGCCCTGAACGCGGACCTTATAAATATAC AGCCGGCGTGCCTGCCCAGCTTCGACATCATCCGGCACAAGTCCTTCTCCGACATCTCCAACATGGAGGGGACCGTCGAGTGGAAGATAAGTGCCCGAGAAAGGGAAGACTACCGGAGGATCTTCAAAACGCTCGACATGAAAAACGAAGAGAAAATAGAAGGGAGTGTCATCCGAGAGTACTACCTTAACACTTCCAATCTGTCCATCTGCGAACTGATGCAGATATGGAGCGTCTCCGATTTGGATAATGATggctttttaaatttcgaGCAATTTTGCGTCATGAACAAAATGGTGGAAGtgaggaaggagaaggagatcAACATCCCCCTGTCCGTCCCCGCGGATTTGCTGAACTCGATCAAGGCCGACCGGCAGGCGGTAGTGGATG ACGACGTGACCTTCCGAAAGGTCGAGGACAAGCGAGACAGCTTCAAGCTCTCCTTCGGGGACCTGCTCAAGAcggaaaatgagaagaagagggaaaaggcaGCCCTGGAGAAGGGCGCCTCGGGAAAAGGCACCTCAGGGAAAGGCACCTCATCAAAAGGAGGCAGCCcagaaaataatgaaaagcTGAACATGGAATTTGACTTCTTTGAGTTTAAGCAGGAGGAGAGGTCAGACGTGGACAGGTCGGATGTGGACAGGTCGGACGTGGACAGCTccgagaaggagaagaggaagaggaaaaagaagaaggagaaggggaaggagcgAGAGAGGGACATTTTCTCTGAGCGCAGCGAGAAGAAGGCCCTCTTCAAGAAGGACTTGGAGAGTTACAGCAGATTGGGTAaggacgacgaggaggatgacgaggaggaggacgacgcgAACGACGCGAACGACGCGGATGGCATGAATAGCGTGAATGGCGAGGCGGAAGCCGGACGAAGGAATCACAAggcgaagaaaaaggcgGGCAGGAAGGAGGCCCGAAGTTACGACGACCTCAGCTCGGAGGAGAAGTCCAGCGGGGAGTCCGCCAAAAGGGGCaaggagaggaggaagaagggtAGGGAAgacgaggagggggaagaggcggaAGGAGGCGCCAAAAGGAGAggcaggaggaagaagaaggaaagggGGGACAGAGGCGACCGGGCCGATAAGCGGCGCGACCGCGACCGCGAGCGTGACAAGTCGAGCAAGTCGAAGCAGAAGGACCGCGCGCGAAGGGGGCACGAGAAGGGCTCCGCGCAGAAGAAGCTGCAGTTGGAGAGGTTCTCCCCGGAGGAGGCGGCGTCTCGGGCGGTCGCGATTGGCGGCAGCGCGATTGGGGGCAGCGCGGCTGGCGGGGGGAACGGCGGCGGGAACGGCGATCTGAACAGTGGCAGCCGGGGAAGCCGCGTCAGTCGCGTCAGCCAgaacgaagaggagaagaaaaagaaaaccccCCAAAGCGAGAAGTACTTCACGAAGCTCATCGACTTTAACTACTCGGATCTGAAGAACTATAACATCGAAAGCAAAGACGTGTACAAAATAGAGGAGATAAATAGAAAGCTAGAAGaagaaattgcaaaaaaaaaaaaaaatatagaaaaaaaaaaaaaacaagtaaACTGCCTAGCATATGTATAcgaaaatgaattaaaaaaataccagtgtctgaaggaagaaagaaggAACTTAGAATTTATAAACCTCTGTCTTTATAAAGACATAAAACATAAGAAGGAAAACATCCGAAGCATTAAAGGCGAAATTAAGGAGCTAATCGAagatattaataaaatcagcatcgaaaatgtaaatattaataaaaactacataaagaaggaaaaagagatTAAGGTGACAGACTACAAGAGGAAGAATCTAAATGCTCTCATAGACAAAGAGAAGAATGACTTGAAGAAGGACGAaagaaatttaattattttaaaaaatatgattgaCTACttgaggaagcaaaaaaacagaGCCCTCAAGTTGCAGGATAGTTTAAAAAACAGATACGACGTTACCAATTCGGACCAccaaatgttaataaaaaatattcttcatcaacagaattatttaaataaaattacccACAAACGTTTGAACTTGCAGAAGATGAAAAATCAGAACCTCCTGCTGTTTAACTCCCTTTGCAACCAGTCCGCGCTGCTGGACCTGCAGAATGCCAACCCCGCCCTGCGCCAGCCCCCCGACGCCAAGGCCCTCGCTGCCCACCGCCGCTACTTCACGGACCGGAAGGGCATCCCCAACGAGCAG agtgACGAGCTGAAGAGCTCCAAGCGGAACTTCGAACTCTTCGAGCAAATCAAAAACGGAGACAGCGTGGACATCTTCTCCAGCATGGACGAGTCGGAGTCCCTGGGATACGCCGAGGAGGAGGCGGAGGACGAGGAAGACGGCCACTACgccgaggaggaagacgagaAACGACAG aaggggaagaacaacaTGGAGGACCTGGCCAACCTGGTGTCCAAGGATCACAGCTTGAAGAGCGTCGACGACAGCTCCTGA
- a CDS encoding hypothetical protein, conserved (encoded by transcript PVX_111445A; Apicoplast targeted protein. Curated by Stuart Ralph, Walter and Eliza Hall Institute of Medical Research, Australia.), with translation MAVLFGFLLLSLLLFDFYEALKLRSSADRIIHVSERGGGGLPTPWSLSYSPTARHLFIHNKNAFEGRPRCGRKNPGVKRRKEELFLSRDDPSLAKKEMKIETFANPSGNEFLWTKLMMNGEEKRFIVDLCSDNSFLFYRGEDSLFKGIRTDGGDSAAVETAPPHLLFGKEDVQKVHEELFLNNTKVAVERVVKAKESGEKKPFQFYLMEEKVMEKNLDGIIGFDFFANFESFLFDTINMRIELGGDASPNRLQQGASSHGGHCHEVKLHNYSNYIKYFSVNVNKQLYKGLLDSGTSKTLLINSDVKLEREDQHADSVSVENILNQRFTVRRVKQVNPFAILSKESEGGMPLQMKEVYASENAFPYLDSNVVLLGLDFLLKRKFLFDLTNGTLYMYCEAVGCSPRAVGEGSSVGGSPPSGANQPTVDPQKVERKCAEIYEQLRSKQLSFLNITSELEKDNVDMQDCKSTNDVIRRYAIKLLYGKEHLPRRDPRGEPTRKDPEFEQRYKEMTNFFRKLAPEEKQNMLNRMVRVLQNGCSGEGDSPTEGQHPARDTHQYERASDILAKYVEHELEKKQYSLHRFKSTNAGRRNEKAVEEEFSQLSALYNAHPEFSFEMLSDFKRELTNRRINVNALQTENDIIRKVAEIRVYHQNGTSPKEGRNRKRKNIIVRRFTNDDNNVHTQIIIRRNGLGPGDDDNEEDNAGEGEHGKYPYGNLDRMDDLFPNSLFSGIFKNFFGDNNRSEHYRSGGEVDDGGEEEGDHQEGGDLLSELNNFFGFGNMGENLFGRKKRSVIGFKTKEPTSADAGAGEGASGTASGTVSGTDGSTPGDISSAISNAIREEKDTDIIYLLNKVQKLNDANLKSFILQSLRNDSVRRILVDAVKKGYQSAHEQCRAQGDNKGMYLLQMLKQAGIF, from the coding sequence ATGGCCGTGCTATTTGGCTTTCTCCTGTTGTCCCTTCTGCTATTCGATTTTTACGAAGCCTTGAAGTTGAGGAGCAGCGCAGATCGTATCATCCACGTGTCTGAAAGGGGGGGCGGCGGTTTGCCAACCCCCTGGTCGTTGAGTTATAGTCCCACTGCGAGGCACCTCTTTATTCACAACAAAAATGCGTTCGAGGGGAGACCCAGATGTGGTAGGAAGAACCCGGGTGTGAAGCGGAGGAAGGAGGAACTATTCCTCAGTAGAGACGACCCAAgcttggcaaaaaaggaaatgaaaattgAGACCTTCGCCAATCCCAGTGGGAACGAATTCCTGTGGACCAAACTGATGATGaatggggaggagaagcggttCATCGTGGATTTATGCAGCGACAAcagttttttgttttaccgTGGGGAGGACTCCCTCTTTAAGGGTATTCGCACCGATGGTGGGGACTCTGCTGCGGTGGAGACAGCCCCTCCTCATCTCCTGTTTGGAAAGGAAGACGTCCAAAAGGTACACGAAGAGCTGTTTTTAAACAATACCAAAGTTGCAGTAGAGAGAGTGGTGAAGGCAAAGGAgagtggagagaaaaaaccCTTTCAGTTTTACCTAATGGAAGAAAAggtgatggaaaaaaatttagacgGGATCATCGGCTTTGATTTCTTTGCCAACTTTGAGAGCTTCCTATTTGACACGATCAATATGAGGATAGAGCTGGGGGGGGACGCCTCTCCAAATCGGCTGCAGCAAGGGGCAAGCAGTCACGGTGGGCACTGCCATGAGGTAAAACTGCACAACTATagcaattatataaaatatttcagtGTAAATGTGAATAAGCAGCTGTATAAGGGCCTCCTAGACTCGGGCACTTCCAAAACGCTGCTCATCAATAGCGATGTGAAATTGGAGAGGGAGGACCAGCATGCCGACAGCGTCTCTGTTGAGAATATACTGAACCAGAGGTTCACCGTGAGAAGGGTAAAGCAAGTTAATCCGTTTGCTATCCTCTCGAAGGAGAGTGAAGGAGGGATGCCCCTTCAAATGAAGGAGGTATATGCAAGTGAAAATGCGTTCCCCTATTTGGACTCCAATGTGGTTTTGCTCGGTTTGGATTTCCTTCTGAAGAGGAAGTTTCTCTTCGACTTAACGAATGGCACGCTATACATGTATTGTGAGGCGGTTGGCTGTTCACCTCGCGCGGTTGGTGAGGGCAGCTCCGTTGGAggttccccccccagtggggCAAACCAACCCACCGTAGACCCTCAGAAGGTGGAACGTAAGTGCGCCGAGATATATGAGCAGTTGAGAAGTAAACAGCTGAGCTTCCTCAACATTACGAGCGAGCTCGAAAAGGATAACGTAGACATGCAAGACTGCAAAAGCACCAACGATGTGATTAGGAGGTATGCCATAAAGCTTCTCTACGGGAAGGAGCACCTCCCAAGGAGGGATCCAAGGGGGGAGCCCACCCGAAAGGATCCCGAATTTGAGCAGCGGTATAAGGAGAtgaccaatttttttagaaagTTAGCCCcagaggagaagcagaacaTGCTAAATAGGATGGTGcgcgttttgcaaaatgggtgcAGCGGGGAGGGGGACTCCCCAACGGAGGGGCAGCACCCCGCGAGGGATACTCACCAGTATGAGCGGGCCTCCGACATTCTGGCAAAGTACGTGGAGCACGAACTGGAAAAGAAGCAATATTCCCTGCACCGATTTAAGTCCACCAACGCAGGTAGGAGGAATGAAAAGGCAGTGGAGGAGGAGTTCAGCCAGTTGAGTGCCCTCTACAACGCTCACCCGGAGTTTAGCTTCGAGATGTTGAGCGACTTTAAGAGGGAGCTCACCAACAGACGCATCAACGTGAATGCACTGCAAACGgaaaatgatataattaGAAAAGTGGCGGAGATACGGGTGTACCACCAGAATGGCACTTCCCCAAAGGAGGGTAGAaacaggaagaggaaaaacatcATCGTCAGGAGATTCACAAATGATGATAACAATGTGCACACGCAAATTATAATTAGACGGAATGGGTTGGGACCAGGTGACGACGACAATGAGGAGGACAACGCAGGGGAAGGGGAACACGGCAAGTATCCCTATGGGAACCTAGACCGGATGGATGACCTATTCCCTAACTCGCTCTTTTCAgggatatttaaaaatttcttcgGAGATAACAACAGGAGTGAGCACTACCGCagtgggggggaggtggatgacggtggggaggaagagggagatcaccaggaggggggggacctACTCTCCGAGCTGAACAACTTCTTTGGCTTCGGCAACATGGGGGAGAACCTTTTTggccgaaaaaaaagaagcgtcATCGGCTTCAAGACGAAGGAGCCCACGAGCGCGGACGCGGGTGCAGGTGAGGGGGCGAGCGGCACGGCTAGCGGCACGGTTAGCGGCACGGATGGCAGCACACCGGGCGACATCTCGAGCGCCATCTCGAACGCCATaagggaggagaaggacaCGGACATCATCTACCTGCTGAACAAGGTGCAGAAGCTGAACGACGCCAACTTGAAGAGCTTCATTTTGCAGTCGCTCAGGAACGACAGCGTGCGCAGGATCCTCGTCGACGCGGTCAAGAAGGGCTACCAGAGCGCCCACGAGCAGTGCCGCGCGCAGGGCGACAACAAGGGCATGTACCTCCTCCAGATGTTGAAGCAAGCGGGCATCTTCTGA
- a CDS encoding glucosamine--fructose-6-phosphate aminotransferase, putative (encoded by transcript PVX_111455A) — translation MRGAFKTLLSKALRRIENGFSPPTGKTRFAHAGGGASGASGASGASGANGASGSGGRDWAGAPLQLALWCAGNRGRSGAGDGERGHPGDRACGRTALLAAATIGGLHLLLSGAEEGEQTGKTNKKRRTLFFPQYMRNEIASCCGIMAYLGNRDASKILFDGIEVLQNRGYDSCGMSTISRSSGTLKTTKYASSSTSDAIEKLRGNYSASHKNDNIGIAHTRWATHGCKVDENAHPHMDYNERISIVHNGIIENYRELKTFLLGKKIPFRSNTDTEVVANLIGYFLDQRESFQNAVLSAIRQLEGTWSFCIIHRDHPDEMILAANGSPLHIGFKDNEIFVASEHSALFMFTNEYISLKNGEILSINKDKINDLKMEKKVGSIPEVVIQKTPHPFPHWTLKEIHEQSITLSKTLNNGGRFSILNSSVKLGGLDPYVEELSKIENIILIGCGTSYYAALFAKYVMQYLSCFNTVQVMDPIDFNVSVVPKEKEGVIFISQSGETRDVIKACKLADDLNLKKLSVVNSVGSTIANMTGRGVYLNAGREVGVASTKCFTAEVSVLTLIAIWFFQNKKGTYHSSHSKVSSLINSMHRLPLYAGTTVKSCEAKCKQLATKLTNAKSMLIVGNGLSYPIALEGALKIKELTYIHCEGFTGSALKHGPYALLGGEDNLPVIMLVFNDPSKNVMMNTGEQIKSRGAHIICLTDDEDLCKHFADDIILIPNNGLLTPLLAVIPLQMLAYYTAVARGNNPDRPRCLAKTVTVA, via the coding sequence ATGAGGGGGGCCTTCAAAACCCTGCTGAGCAAAGCGCTGAGAAGAATCGAAAATGGGTTTTCGCCGCCCACGGGAAAGACTCGCTTCGCACACGCGGGTGGAGGTGCAAGTGGTGCAAGTGGTGCAAGTGGGGCAAGTGGTGCAAATGGTGCAAGCGGCTCTGGTGGCCGCGACTGGGCGGGCGCGCCCTTGCAGTTGGCCCTGTGGTGCGCGGGGAATCGTGGGCGGAGCGGCGCGGGTGACGGGGAGAGGGGCCACCCGGGTGATCGCGCCTGCGGGCGGACGGCCCTCCTGGCCGCGGCGACGATTGGTGGACTGCACCTGCTGCTGAGCGGCGCAGAGGAAGGGGAGCAAACGGGGAagacgaacaaaaaaagaaggaccctttttttcccccaatatATGAGAAACGAAATAGCTAGCTGCTGTGGAATCATGGCATATCTCGGCAATAGAGACgcttcaaaaattttatttgacGGCATAGAGGTGCTGCAAAATAGGGGGTACGATTCCTGTGGGATGTCCACAATAAGCCGGAGCAGTGGGACCCTGAAAACGACCAAATATGCGAGCAGCTCGACGAGTGACGCGATAGAAAAGTTGAGAGGGAACTACTCAGCTAgccacaaaaatgataacatAGGAATTGCACACACGAGGTGGGCAACCCATGGCTGCAAGGTAGATGAAAATGCTCACCCACATATGGATTACAACGAGCGGATTAGCATCGTCCACAATGGTATTATTGAAAACTACAGAGAGTTGAAGACCTTCCTGTTGGGGAAGAAGATCCCCTTTAGGTCGAATACAGACACTGAGGTGGTAGCCAATTTGATAGGATACTTCCTAGACCAGAGGGAGAGCTTCCAAAACGCAGTGCTCTCCGCAATTAGGCAGTTGGAGGGTACTTGGAGCTTCTGCATAATACATAGGGATCACCCAGATGAGATGATCCTCGCAGCGAATGGATCTCCATTACACATCGGCTTCAAGGACAACGAAATATTTGTGGCCTCCGAGCACTCGGCCCTCTTCATGTTTACCAATGAATACATTTCtttgaaaaatggagaaattCTATCCATAAATAaggacaaaataaatgatctgaaaatggagaagaaggTGGGAAGCATACCAGAAGTGGTCATACAGAAGACCCCCCACCCCTTTCCTCACTGGACACTTAAGGAGATACACGAGCAGTCAATTACCCTATCGAAGACGCTAAATAATGGAGGCAGATTTAGCATCCTCAATAGCTCCGTAAAATTAGGAGGTCTAGATCCCTATGTGGAAGAACTCtccaaaattgaaaatatcaTTCTAATAGGATGTGGCACATCCTACTATGCCGCTCTCTTTGCAAAATATGTTATGCAATATTTGAGTTGCTTCAACACAGTGCAAGTTATGGACCCCATAGACTTCAACGTGTCGGTGGTCCCCAAGGAGAAAGAAGGAGTTATCTTCATTTCGCAAAGCGGAGAAACTCGAGATGTCATTAAAGCTTGCAAATTAGCTGACGATTtgaatttgaagaagctaTCCGTTGTGAACTCCGTTGGATCTACCATTGCTAATATGACTGGACGGGGTGTATATCTAAATGCGGGTAGAGAGGTGGGAGTCGCTTCCACCAAATGCTTCACAGCTGAAGTGTCTGTACTTACCTTAATAGCCATTTGGTTTTttcaaaacaaaaagggaacctACCATTCTTCACACTCTAAAGTTAGTTCCCTAATCAATTCCATGCATAGGCTTCCTCTATACGCTGGCACAACTGTTAAATCGTGTGAAGCAAAGTGCAAGCAGTTGGCTACTAAACTGACGAATGCTAAGTCTATGCTCATCGTTGGGAATGGCTTGAGCTACCCAATCGCTTTGGAGGgagctttaaaaattaaagaattgACTTACATTCACTGTGAAGGGTTTACGGGAAGTGCCTTGAAACATGGGCCCTATGCtctcctggggggggaagacaaCCTGCCGGTCATTATGCTGGTCTTTAATGATCCCTCCAAAAATGTAATGATGAATACTGGTGAGCAGATAAAGTCGAGGGGGGCGCACATCATTTGCCTGACGGACGATGAGGATCTGTGCAAGCACTTCGCCGATGACATCATTTTGATCCCCAACAACGGGCTGCTCACGCCCCTGCTCGCCGTCATCCCCCTGCAGATGCTCGCCTACTACACCGCCGTCGCGCGCGGCAACAACCCCGACCGCCCGCGCTGCCTCGCCAAGACGGTCACCGTTGCGTAG
- a CDS encoding hypothetical protein, conserved (encoded by transcript PVX_111440A) — MLYYVRNRFFLLFFGFFFTICLCFFSFNFMTLKSVSHSYDYVEYIKKRTIADTFNLNKLGKFKSLVDDLLRIKVCRFYGNLFCHIILVTVVLKIYCFFFVNYFVSFIKYKFHFLFVTASVCLSVCLMSLLSKRKGWGSYTYLDTSIGLQKWTMLFYHVQTSEKYSAYELLSSFVFFFFLFYITSIYLYIFLKKNENTVTVKLSENQENSLPFDELVLDDHDILLHFKAVLYTIDKTFERVRILRERYEVGQSLNQQIQWYNQYCYQKALQENMLNWYGPNGCVPQGGGQLVQAPQLSGWCEGGGTPQERSAAQVRSDAVVNRVGSDQGGVPLSGFTAPLNQGEVPEMNSQAMDSQRLEGEQRDASRDESSLHDGEAVDAVAPSSQNYNEIEMVQKTENMHLFFTKLLNGKYDFGFLHERGGGANEMGAANTVGGANAGGGSRHNGETKKRLMKFLRRGVYDKAAVGRRDAKKERKRTQLKYMLLNLVEDLASIENIKMSFTYVLFLKIKRNILMRKIRQVNRVKGELKEQYQNRVLYRKHLLNLQRKMADEIDEMERDILIRNKLKGTLVRVIEDGAFYQKDDKVEKDPTPPEKQQEGC; from the exons ATGCTGTACTACGTGCGGAATCGATTCTTCCTGCTGTTTTTTGGCttcttttttaccatttgtctgtgtttcttttcatttaattttatgacCCTGAAATCTGTGAGTCACTCGTATGACTACGTTGAGTATATAAAGAAGAGGACCATTGCAGACACGTTTAATCTGAACAAGCTGGGGAAATTCAAGTCGCTGGTGGACGACCTGTTACGGATAAAGGTGTGCAGATTTTACGGCAATTTGTTTTGCCACATCATTCTTGTGACAGTCGTGTTGAAGATTTATTGCTTCTTCTTTGTTAACTACTTCGTTTCGTTTATCAAGTACAAGTTTCACTTCCTCTTCGTGACGGCGTCGGTGTGCCTCTCCGTCTGTTTGATGTCCCTCCTGAGTAAGAGAAAGGGGTGGG GCTCCTACACCTACCTGGACACCAGCATAGGCCTGCAAAAATGGACGATGCTGTTTTACCACGTCCAGACGAGCGAAAAGTACTCCGCCTACGAGCTGCTGAGCAgcttcgtcttcttcttcttcctcttctacATCACGTCGATATAcctgtacatttttttaaaaaaaaatgaaaacacgGTGACAGTTAAGCTGAGCGAAAATCAGGAGAATTCACTGCCCTTTGATGAGCTAGTCCTTGACGACCATGACATTCTGCTCCACTTCAAGGCCGTCCTCTACACCATAGACAAGACATTCGAAAGGGTGAGAATACTAAGGGAGAGGTATGAGGTAGGCCAATCGTTAAACCAGCAAATTCAGTGGTATAACCAGTACTGCTATCAAAAGGCTTTGCAGGAAAATATGCTAAATTGGTATGGCCCTAATGGGTGTGTgcctcagggggggggtcaGCTGGTCCAGGCGCCTCAACTTAGTGGTTGGtgtgagggggggggcacacccCAAGAGAGAAGCGCAGCTCAAGTGAGAAGCGATGCCGTGGTGAACAGGGTGGGGAGTGACCAGGGTGGAGTTCCCCTTTCCGGTTTTACCGCACCGCTCAACCAGGGGGAGGTCCCTGAAATGAACTCCCAAGCGATGGACTCGCAGCGGTTGGAAGGCGAGCAAAGAGATGCCTCAAGAGATGAGTCAAGTCTGCACGATGGCGAGGCAGTCGACGCGGTGGCCCCGTCTTCGCAAAACTACAACGAGATTGAAATGGTCCAAAAAACGGAGAACATGCACCTGTTTTTTACGAAGCTGCTGAATGGGAAATACGACTTTGGCTTTTTGCACgagcgaggggggggagcaaatgAAATGGGAGCCGCTAATACAGTGGGTGGAGCAAATGCAGGAGGTGGAAGCCGCCACAACGGGGAGACCAAAAAACGGCTGATGAAATTCCTCAGAAGAGGAGTTTACGACAAGGCGGCAGTCGGGAGGAGGGATGCCAAGAAGGAGCGGAAAAGAACCCAGCTGAAATACATGCTACTCAATTTGGTAGAAGATTTGGCTAGCATagagaatataaaaatgtccTTTACGTATGTCTTATTTTTGAAGATAAAGCGGAACATCCTGATGAGGAAGATACGCCAAGTGAACAGAGTCAAGGGGGAGCTGAAGGAACAGTACCAAAACAGAGTCCTCTACAGGAAGCACCTCCTCAACTTGCAGAGGAAGATGGCCGACGAGATTGACGAGATGGAGCGGGACATCCTCATACGGAACAAGTTGAAGGGCACCCTCGTCCGCGTCATCGAGGATGGAGCGT TCTACCAGAAGGATGACAAGGTCGAAAAGGACCCAACCCCCCCAGAGAAGCAGCAAGAAGGATGTTAA
- a CDS encoding hypothetical protein (encoded by transcript PVX_111450A): MKRILWGGKGGRSPFRQFPSWGHSHSLRKNDVHTGRHLRLNSDKWTVNKFANLRGIHLRKNTCTGKVEIFIDDSILLTNGGKVLSFESFDLCFLIKQELLRNREKMDLQKMPLTLMANNLVDFLEGENAHMEGENKGSHFQEQRSIMENKIFENFQNDLILYQNGQPNMMDEVKNGGGSQTIDLPKSLNYIENYKIKSLREEENIVYSKFISIFENIHGVKLRRANHFETPVQDLHVEEKIKNLIKNMNSSGIFLFYKCTQILSSFVFSYLFLHGHMGYKDVYRCCNLESIHQFVKWGYVYDVHGARDAGALLALSSLRLLGALLRRERAE; this comes from the coding sequence ATGAAGCGGATCCtctggggaggaaaaggaggaagatcCCCCTTCCGCCAATTCCCAAGTTGGGGCCACTCACATAGCTTGAGGAAGAACGACGTGCACACGGGCCGCCACCTCCGCCTGAACAGCGACAAGTGGACTGTAAACAAATTCGCAAACTTAAGAGGCATCCACCTGCGGAAAAACACCTGCACAGGCAAGGTGGAAATATTCATCGACgattcaattttgttaaccAATGGGGGGAAGGTACTCTCCTTCGAAAGCTTCGACCTCTGCTTTTTGATCAAGCAGGAGTTGCTGCGGAATAGGGAGAAGATGGATTTGCAGAAAATGCCCCTCACGTTGATGGCAAACAATTTGGTGGATTTTCTGGAGGGAGAAAACGCACACATGGAAGGGGAGAATAAGGGGAGCCACTTCCAAGAGCAGAGATCCAtcatggaaaataaaatttttgaaaattttcaaaacGATTTAATTCTTTACCAAAATGGACAGCCCAACATGATGGACGAGGTGAAAAACGGGGGAGGGTCCCAAACGATTGACTTGCCGAAAAGTCttaattatatagaaaattacaaaataaaaagtttgagggaggaagaaaatattGTGTACAGTAAAttcatttccatttttgaaaacattCATGGAGTGAAGTTAAGAAGAGCAAATCACTTTGAAACTCCTGTGCAGGATTTGCATgtggaggagaaaataaaaaatctgataaaaaatatgaacagttcaggcatttttttgttttacaaGTGCACACAGATTTTGAGTTCCTTCGTTTTCagttacctttttttgcacgGGCACATGGGATATAAGGACGTGTATCGCTGCTGCAACTTGGAGAGCATTCATCAGTTTGTTAAGTGGGGCTACGTGTACGACGTGCACGGCGCCCGGGACGCGGGCGCGCTGCTCGCCCTCTCGTCGCTGCGCCTGCTGGGGGCGCTCCTCCGCCGGGAGCGAGCGGAGTGA